Proteins encoded within one genomic window of Neodiprion fabricii isolate iyNeoFabr1 chromosome 6, iyNeoFabr1.1, whole genome shotgun sequence:
- the LOC124184715 gene encoding MORN repeat-containing protein 4 homolog isoform X1 gives MVDAGGVAKNGAYKYDDGTRYVGDWNGRGLKHGAGSLALVDGTRYDGAFQNGLCSGLGVIVFPDGAKYEGEFMQGWFHGHGVFWRADGMKFEGEFRGGRVWGLGLVTYADGSHGFPRNEGFFQDCKLVRRRRCPEIIQKAQKISMMARAQCNAA, from the exons ATGGTTGACG CAGGTGGTGTGGCCAAGAACGGTGCTTACAAATATGATGATGGTACAAGGTACGTTGGTGATTGGAATGGCAGGGGTTTGAAGCATGGAGCTGGATCATTGGCATTGGTTGATGGAACTCGCTATGACGGTGCCTTTCAAAATGGCTTGTGTTCTGGGCTCGGTGTTATTGTATTTCCAGATGGAGCAAA GTATGAAGGAGAATTCATGCAGGGCTGGTTTCATGGACACGGAGTATTCTGGCGCGCTGATGGTATGAAGTTTGAGGGAGAGTTTCGAGGTGGCAGAGTATGGGGACTAG GTCTGGTAACTTATGCCGATGGTTCACACGGCTTTCCAAGAAACGAAGGCTTTTTTCAAGATTGCAAATTAGTGCGTCGTAGACGATGTccagaaattattcaaaaagcTCAAAAAATCTCTATGATGGCTAGAGCACAGTGTAATGCTGCATAA
- the LOC124184715 gene encoding MORN repeat-containing protein 4 homolog isoform X2 produces the protein MVDGGVAKNGAYKYDDGTRYVGDWNGRGLKHGAGSLALVDGTRYDGAFQNGLCSGLGVIVFPDGAKYEGEFMQGWFHGHGVFWRADGMKFEGEFRGGRVWGLGLVTYADGSHGFPRNEGFFQDCKLVRRRRCPEIIQKAQKISMMARAQCNAA, from the exons ATGGTTGACG GTGGTGTGGCCAAGAACGGTGCTTACAAATATGATGATGGTACAAGGTACGTTGGTGATTGGAATGGCAGGGGTTTGAAGCATGGAGCTGGATCATTGGCATTGGTTGATGGAACTCGCTATGACGGTGCCTTTCAAAATGGCTTGTGTTCTGGGCTCGGTGTTATTGTATTTCCAGATGGAGCAAA GTATGAAGGAGAATTCATGCAGGGCTGGTTTCATGGACACGGAGTATTCTGGCGCGCTGATGGTATGAAGTTTGAGGGAGAGTTTCGAGGTGGCAGAGTATGGGGACTAG GTCTGGTAACTTATGCCGATGGTTCACACGGCTTTCCAAGAAACGAAGGCTTTTTTCAAGATTGCAAATTAGTGCGTCGTAGACGATGTccagaaattattcaaaaagcTCAAAAAATCTCTATGATGGCTAGAGCACAGTGTAATGCTGCATAA
- the LOC124184709 gene encoding pantothenate kinase 1 isoform X4, with protein MPWFGMDIGGTLSKLVYFEPKDRTRDEADAEVETLKNIRRYLVKNSSYGKTGHRDTHLQMDNVSIRGRRGTLHFIRFPTSEMGNFLALAKSKGMANLVTTVCATGGGAFKFEENFKREVNMSLAKFDELDSLIRGMLYIETTNPHECYYWLHPTCDIRCRKVPFDFSEPYPFLVVNVGSGVSVLAVYGPNSYKRISGTSLGGGTFLGLCCLLTGCNTFEEAIDLATGGDNTRVDKLIKDIYGGDYDRFGLPGDLVASSFLGVYSFGQMNSKERRNAVSKEDLARATLVTITNNIGSIARMCAVNEKIDRVVFVGNFLRVNPISMKLLASAMDYWSKDTMKALFLEHEGYFGAVGCLLQFNGNTS; from the exons ATGCCGTGGTTTGGGATGGATATTGGTGGAACCTTGTCTAAATTAGTGTACTTTGAACCTAAGGATAGAACCAGGGACGAAGCTGATGCTGAAGTAGAAaccttgaaaaatattcgacgaTATCTTGTTAAAAATTCATCTTATGGAAAAACTGGCCATCGAGATACCCACTTGCAG ATGGATAATGTCAGCATAAGGGGTAGACGGGGTACTTTACATTTCATAAGATTTCCCACTAGTGAAATGGGAAACTTTCTAGCACTAGCCAAATCAAAAGGAATGGCTAATCTGGTTACGACAGTCTGTGCTACTGGCGGAGGtgctttcaaatttgaagaaaattttaaacgg GAAGTTAATATGAGTTTAGCCAAGTTTGATGAGCTAGATAGTCTGATAAGGGGTATGTTGTACATCGAAACAACAAATCCCCATGAATGCTACTACTGGTTACATCCGACATGTGACATTAGGTGTCGAAAAGTACCTTTCGACTTTTCTGAACCTTATCCATTTTTG GTTGTTAACGTTGGATCTGGTGTGAGTGTATTAGCAGTTTATGGTCCCAATAGTTATAAAAGGATATCAGGAACAAG CTTAGGTGGTGGCACGTTTTTGGGTCTGTGCTGTTTACTCACTGGATGTAACACGTTTGAAGAGGCTATCGATCTTGCAACTGGAGGAGATAACACGAGAGTAGACAAATTAATTAAAGACATCTATGGTGGAGATTACGACCGTTTTGGACTCCCGGGAGATTTAGTTGCCAGCAG TTTTCTCGGTGTGTACAGTTTCGGGCAGATGAATTCCAAGGAACGACGAAATGCTGTCTCCAAAGAAGATCTTGCGCGCGCCACGCTTGTAACAATTACCAACAACATCGGCTCGATCGCCCGCATGTGTGctgtcaatgaaaaaattgatagg GTTGTATTTGTTGGTAATTTTTTGAGGGTAAACCCAATCTCGATGAAACTGTTAGCATCTGCTATGGATTATTGGTCAAAGGATACCATGAAGGCGTTGTTCTTAGAACATGAG GGGTACTTCGGAGCAGTTGGTTgtttattacaatttaatGGCAATACAAGTTAA
- the LOC124184709 gene encoding pantothenate kinase 3 isoform X2: protein MGPHSCKDCLHARIMASNGYPTAGSAAKPLVHHSPPSMPWFGMDIGGTLSKLVYFEPKDRTRDEADAEVETLKNIRRYLVKNSSYGKTGHRDTHLQMDNVSIRGRRGTLHFIRFPTSEMGNFLALAKSKGMANLVTTVCATGGGAFKFEENFKREVNMSLAKFDELDSLIRGMLYIETTNPHECYYWLHPTCDIRCRKVPFDFSEPYPFLVVNVGSGVSVLAVYGPNSYKRISGTSLGGGTFLGLCCLLTGCNTFEEAIDLATGGDNTRVDKLIKDIYGGDYDRFGLPGDLVASSFLGVYSFGQMNSKERRNAVSKEDLARATLVTITNNIGSIARMCAVNEKIDRVVFVGNFLRVNPISMKLLASAMDYWSKDTMKALFLEHEGYFGAVGCLLQFNGNTS from the exons ATGGGACCTCACAGCTGTAAAGATTGCTTACACGCTAGGATTATGGCGTCCAATGGATACCCTACCGCTGGTTCAGCTGCAAAGCCCCTGGTACACCACTCACCACCCT CAATGCCGTGGTTTGGGATGGATATTGGTGGAACCTTGTCTAAATTAGTGTACTTTGAACCTAAGGATAGAACCAGGGACGAAGCTGATGCTGAAGTAGAAaccttgaaaaatattcgacgaTATCTTGTTAAAAATTCATCTTATGGAAAAACTGGCCATCGAGATACCCACTTGCAG ATGGATAATGTCAGCATAAGGGGTAGACGGGGTACTTTACATTTCATAAGATTTCCCACTAGTGAAATGGGAAACTTTCTAGCACTAGCCAAATCAAAAGGAATGGCTAATCTGGTTACGACAGTCTGTGCTACTGGCGGAGGtgctttcaaatttgaagaaaattttaaacgg GAAGTTAATATGAGTTTAGCCAAGTTTGATGAGCTAGATAGTCTGATAAGGGGTATGTTGTACATCGAAACAACAAATCCCCATGAATGCTACTACTGGTTACATCCGACATGTGACATTAGGTGTCGAAAAGTACCTTTCGACTTTTCTGAACCTTATCCATTTTTG GTTGTTAACGTTGGATCTGGTGTGAGTGTATTAGCAGTTTATGGTCCCAATAGTTATAAAAGGATATCAGGAACAAG CTTAGGTGGTGGCACGTTTTTGGGTCTGTGCTGTTTACTCACTGGATGTAACACGTTTGAAGAGGCTATCGATCTTGCAACTGGAGGAGATAACACGAGAGTAGACAAATTAATTAAAGACATCTATGGTGGAGATTACGACCGTTTTGGACTCCCGGGAGATTTAGTTGCCAGCAG TTTTCTCGGTGTGTACAGTTTCGGGCAGATGAATTCCAAGGAACGACGAAATGCTGTCTCCAAAGAAGATCTTGCGCGCGCCACGCTTGTAACAATTACCAACAACATCGGCTCGATCGCCCGCATGTGTGctgtcaatgaaaaaattgatagg GTTGTATTTGTTGGTAATTTTTTGAGGGTAAACCCAATCTCGATGAAACTGTTAGCATCTGCTATGGATTATTGGTCAAAGGATACCATGAAGGCGTTGTTCTTAGAACATGAG GGGTACTTCGGAGCAGTTGGTTgtttattacaatttaatGGCAATACAAGTTAA
- the LOC124184709 gene encoding pantothenate kinase 3 isoform X1 yields the protein MGPHSCKDCLHARIMASNGYPTAGSAAKPLVHHSPPCESVNSMPWFGMDIGGTLSKLVYFEPKDRTRDEADAEVETLKNIRRYLVKNSSYGKTGHRDTHLQMDNVSIRGRRGTLHFIRFPTSEMGNFLALAKSKGMANLVTTVCATGGGAFKFEENFKREVNMSLAKFDELDSLIRGMLYIETTNPHECYYWLHPTCDIRCRKVPFDFSEPYPFLVVNVGSGVSVLAVYGPNSYKRISGTSLGGGTFLGLCCLLTGCNTFEEAIDLATGGDNTRVDKLIKDIYGGDYDRFGLPGDLVASSFLGVYSFGQMNSKERRNAVSKEDLARATLVTITNNIGSIARMCAVNEKIDRVVFVGNFLRVNPISMKLLASAMDYWSKDTMKALFLEHEGYFGAVGCLLQFNGNTS from the exons ATGGGACCTCACAGCTGTAAAGATTGCTTACACGCTAGGATTATGGCGTCCAATGGATACCCTACCGCTGGTTCAGCTGCAAAGCCCCTGGTACACCACTCACCACCCTGTGAGTCAGTGAATT CAATGCCGTGGTTTGGGATGGATATTGGTGGAACCTTGTCTAAATTAGTGTACTTTGAACCTAAGGATAGAACCAGGGACGAAGCTGATGCTGAAGTAGAAaccttgaaaaatattcgacgaTATCTTGTTAAAAATTCATCTTATGGAAAAACTGGCCATCGAGATACCCACTTGCAG ATGGATAATGTCAGCATAAGGGGTAGACGGGGTACTTTACATTTCATAAGATTTCCCACTAGTGAAATGGGAAACTTTCTAGCACTAGCCAAATCAAAAGGAATGGCTAATCTGGTTACGACAGTCTGTGCTACTGGCGGAGGtgctttcaaatttgaagaaaattttaaacgg GAAGTTAATATGAGTTTAGCCAAGTTTGATGAGCTAGATAGTCTGATAAGGGGTATGTTGTACATCGAAACAACAAATCCCCATGAATGCTACTACTGGTTACATCCGACATGTGACATTAGGTGTCGAAAAGTACCTTTCGACTTTTCTGAACCTTATCCATTTTTG GTTGTTAACGTTGGATCTGGTGTGAGTGTATTAGCAGTTTATGGTCCCAATAGTTATAAAAGGATATCAGGAACAAG CTTAGGTGGTGGCACGTTTTTGGGTCTGTGCTGTTTACTCACTGGATGTAACACGTTTGAAGAGGCTATCGATCTTGCAACTGGAGGAGATAACACGAGAGTAGACAAATTAATTAAAGACATCTATGGTGGAGATTACGACCGTTTTGGACTCCCGGGAGATTTAGTTGCCAGCAG TTTTCTCGGTGTGTACAGTTTCGGGCAGATGAATTCCAAGGAACGACGAAATGCTGTCTCCAAAGAAGATCTTGCGCGCGCCACGCTTGTAACAATTACCAACAACATCGGCTCGATCGCCCGCATGTGTGctgtcaatgaaaaaattgatagg GTTGTATTTGTTGGTAATTTTTTGAGGGTAAACCCAATCTCGATGAAACTGTTAGCATCTGCTATGGATTATTGGTCAAAGGATACCATGAAGGCGTTGTTCTTAGAACATGAG GGGTACTTCGGAGCAGTTGGTTgtttattacaatttaatGGCAATACAAGTTAA
- the LOC124184709 gene encoding pantothenate kinase 3 isoform X3, whose amino-acid sequence MGPHSCKDCLHARIMASNGYPTAGSAAKPLVHHSPPCESVNSMPWFGMDIGGTLSKLVYFEPKDRTRDEADAEVETLKNIRRYLVKNSSYGKTGHRDTHLQMDNVSIRGRRGTLHFIRFPTSEMGNFLALAKSKGMANLVTTVCATGGGAFKFEENFKREVNMSLAKFDELDSLIRGMLYIETTNPHECYYWLHPTCDIRCRKVPFDFSEPYPFLVVNVGSGVSVLAVYGPNSYKRISGTSLGGGTFLGLCCLLTGCNTFEEAIDLATGGDNTRVDKLIKDIYGGDYDRFGLPGDLVASSFGQMNSKERRNAVSKEDLARATLVTITNNIGSIARMCAVNEKIDRVVFVGNFLRVNPISMKLLASAMDYWSKDTMKALFLEHEGYFGAVGCLLQFNGNTS is encoded by the exons ATGGGACCTCACAGCTGTAAAGATTGCTTACACGCTAGGATTATGGCGTCCAATGGATACCCTACCGCTGGTTCAGCTGCAAAGCCCCTGGTACACCACTCACCACCCTGTGAGTCAGTGAATT CAATGCCGTGGTTTGGGATGGATATTGGTGGAACCTTGTCTAAATTAGTGTACTTTGAACCTAAGGATAGAACCAGGGACGAAGCTGATGCTGAAGTAGAAaccttgaaaaatattcgacgaTATCTTGTTAAAAATTCATCTTATGGAAAAACTGGCCATCGAGATACCCACTTGCAG ATGGATAATGTCAGCATAAGGGGTAGACGGGGTACTTTACATTTCATAAGATTTCCCACTAGTGAAATGGGAAACTTTCTAGCACTAGCCAAATCAAAAGGAATGGCTAATCTGGTTACGACAGTCTGTGCTACTGGCGGAGGtgctttcaaatttgaagaaaattttaaacgg GAAGTTAATATGAGTTTAGCCAAGTTTGATGAGCTAGATAGTCTGATAAGGGGTATGTTGTACATCGAAACAACAAATCCCCATGAATGCTACTACTGGTTACATCCGACATGTGACATTAGGTGTCGAAAAGTACCTTTCGACTTTTCTGAACCTTATCCATTTTTG GTTGTTAACGTTGGATCTGGTGTGAGTGTATTAGCAGTTTATGGTCCCAATAGTTATAAAAGGATATCAGGAACAAG CTTAGGTGGTGGCACGTTTTTGGGTCTGTGCTGTTTACTCACTGGATGTAACACGTTTGAAGAGGCTATCGATCTTGCAACTGGAGGAGATAACACGAGAGTAGACAAATTAATTAAAGACATCTATGGTGGAGATTACGACCGTTTTGGACTCCCGGGAGATTTAGTTGCCAGCAG TTTCGGGCAGATGAATTCCAAGGAACGACGAAATGCTGTCTCCAAAGAAGATCTTGCGCGCGCCACGCTTGTAACAATTACCAACAACATCGGCTCGATCGCCCGCATGTGTGctgtcaatgaaaaaattgatagg GTTGTATTTGTTGGTAATTTTTTGAGGGTAAACCCAATCTCGATGAAACTGTTAGCATCTGCTATGGATTATTGGTCAAAGGATACCATGAAGGCGTTGTTCTTAGAACATGAG GGGTACTTCGGAGCAGTTGGTTgtttattacaatttaatGGCAATACAAGTTAA
- the LOC124184706 gene encoding dynein regulatory complex subunit 4, with product MGPKKGRGKKMESVEGVDTSKMNREQLEVYSHKILEEMEREREERNFFQLERDKLRTFWEITRHQLDEARATIRNKEREKEELIEKHEAELKLYKQKVKHLMYEHQSNLSETKAEHMVALKMAQDDHILQENELIKDKKELKRMRKEQEMAQVDEIRELKLANAEEMSNMMQKFEAEAIELEQKYEHKLADQYESLTLKHRMEITEVEERKNKQIADLIKNHERSFAEMKNYYNDITLNNLSLIRSMKEQMEVMKNHEERMKKQVRELSIDNKKLQADLKIAQEQVSEYSRQLLNYTKDKTCLANTKKRLTEAVKSLENLKWENEVLELRFEKCQGERDELHSRFVSAILELQQKTGLKNVLLEKKLQKLSDLLEQREVQISEVLAAAQLDPATILSVNQKLEELLNRKNTAIQDLQVELARVCKAHDDLLVTCQSKLQEYGIPESGISFQPIRTKVLGAKMSVVSTSVVSNNR from the exons ATG GGTCCTAAGAAaggaagagggaaaaaaatggaatctGTCGAAGGTGTAGATACATCGAAAATGAATAGAGAGCAGCTGGAAGTCTATTCGCataaaattttggaagaaatggaaagggaacgcgaagaaagaaatttctttcagctAGAGCGTGACAAGCTGAGAACATTTTGGGAAATTACACGACACCAACTAGATGAAGCTCGTGCAACTATTAG AAATAAGGaacgtgaaaaagaagaattaattgaaaagCACGAAGCTGAACTAAAGTTGTATAAGCAAAAAGTGAAACACTTGATGTATGAGCATCAAAGTAATTTGTCCGAAACCAAGGCTGAGCATATGGTGGCGCTCAAAATGGCTCAAGATGATCAcattttgcaagaaaatgaaCTTATCAAAGATAAAAAGGAGCTCAAAAGAATGCGCAAAGAGCAAGAAATGGCACAAGTAGATGAAATACGCGAACTGAAACTG GCAAATGCAGAGGAAATGAGTAACATGATGCAGAAGTTTGAGGCAGAAGCAATCGAACTGGAGCAAAAGTATGAGCATAAATTAGCCGATCAATACGAATCGCTGACATTGAAACATCGAATGGAAATAACTGAAGTagaggaaaggaaaaacaaacaaattgcggatttgataaaaaatcatgaaagaTCATTTGCTGAAATGAAGAATTACTATAATGATATCACACTAAATAACTTGTCTCTAATTCGAAGCATGAAG GAACAAATGgaagtgatgaaaaatcacGAAGAGCGAATGAAAAAGCAGGTACGAGAATTGTCGATCGATAACAAAAAACTCCAGGCAGATCTGAAAATTGCTCAGGAACAAGTATCAGAATATAGTCGACAACTTCTGAATTACACCAAGGATAAAACGTGTTTGGCA AACACCAAGAAACGATTGACTGAAGCTGTGAAGTCACTAGAAAACCTGAAATGGGAGAACGAAGTACTTGAGCTGCGATTCGAAAAG TGTCAAGGTGAGCGTGATGAACTTCATTCCAGGTTCGTCTCAGCGATTTTAGAACTTCAGCAAAAGACTGGGCTGAAAAACGTCCTCCTCGAGAAAAAGTTACAGAAACTTTCTGACTTGCTGGAACAGCGAGAGGTCCAAATAAGTGAAGTGTTAGCTGCTGCTCAGTTAGATCCAGCGACCATTTTGAGCGTCAATCAGAAACTGGAA GAATTGTTAAATCGTAAAAACACAGCCATTCAAGATCTTCAAGTGGAATTAGCAAGAGTTTGCAAAGCACATGACGATCTTTTAGTGACGTGCCAAAGCAAATTACAGGAATATGGAATACCAGAATCTGGGATCAGCTTTCAACCCATCAGAACCAAAGTCTTAGGTGCAAAAATGAGTGTTGTTTCTACCTCAGTTGTGTCTAATAATAGATGA
- the LOC124184711 gene encoding galactoside 2-alpha-L-fucosyltransferase Sec1-like yields the protein MSHAQQHVLASAIVLALIVVLGIHVFLFPMYSSNPRIRRIKFSEYEQPLCHTNLKNVRIPVEWKNQCPKYGIVSAVQAGRLGNQIWEYASVWAIARRTGLEAFMPRCILKTLEEHFEHLSIPPLSYIGQCTLDGGQVVNSLDQWNSTEQSIILPKYAAHWSIVLDWLEDVRREFTFKPKLRMNAEMVLKEAAQQHNLSDPTFVGIHVRRTDYIDYLWKTRKVRAAPVSFYHAAMDHYERKYRNVVFIVASDNIGWCKYNLKRKKSKINFISEPDEKGPGKDLAILSSCNHSIIDYGTYGSWGAILAAGETVVFNVTEYFSTLMAEVLPNWRVMG from the exons ATGAGCCACGCTCAGCAGCATGTATTGGCTAGTGCGATAGTACTGGCCCTGATAGTGGTCCTGGGAATTCACGTCTTCCTGTTTCCCATGTATTCGTCAAACCCTCGCATAAGGAGGATAAAGTTTTCTGAGTATGAGCAGCCTTTGTGCCACACAAATCTGAAGAACGTTCGTATTCCTGTTGAGTGGAAGAACCAATGCCCCAAGTATGGAATCGTATCGGCTGTACAAGCAGGAAGACTGGGAAATCAAATATGGGAATACGCCTCTGTCTGGGCCATAGCCAGAAGAACTGGCCTCGAAGCATTCATGCCAAGATGTATTCTCAAAACTCTTGAAGAACACTTTGAGCACCTCAGCATACCTCCGTTAAGCTACATTGGTCAATGCACTTTAGATGGCGGCCAAGTCGTGAATTCATTAGATCAGTGGAACAGTACCGAACAAAGTATTATATTACCAAA gTACGCTGCTCACTGGTCAATCGTGCTCGACTGGCTGGAAGATGTCCGCCGAGAATTTACTTTCAAACCCAAACTTCGTATGAATGCTGAGATGGTGCTGAAAGAAGCTGCGCAACAACATAATTTGTCTGATCCAACGTTTGTTGGTATCCATGTAAGGAGAACGGACTATATAGATTATTTATGGAAGACACGAAAGGTTCGTGCAGCACCGGTAAGTTTTTATCATGCTGCAATGGACCATTATGAGAGAAAGTATAGGAATGTCGTATTTATTGTGGCCAGCGATAATATTGGCTGGTGCAAGTATAAtctgaaaagaaagaaaagcaagatcaattttatttctgaaCCGGATGAGAAAGGACCCGGCAAAGATCTTGCCATTTTATCGTCATGTAATCACAGTATTATTGACTACGGTACTTACGGCTCCTGGGGTGCGATATTAGCTGCTGGTGAAACAGTAGTTTTTAACGtgactgaatatttttctacactCATGGCTGAAGTGTTGCCAAATTGGAGAGTTATGGGATAG